The genomic interval ATATGACGACCGGACGCATGCCATAATCTTCCGGCAATGGTCAATGGATTGTATACAGGGGACATCAATTCTACTGATGTGACATCTACACGCACATTTCATGAGAATTCAAGATTAATTGCATATTAAAAGAAAGCGTTATCAAACTAAGCaaaccaaaaaccaaaaggAAATCTCCAGTATAAAGGAAATAACAGCACAGAATCTAACCCCGTCGTCGCGTGGTCGGCCCCTTGCCCTGGGGCGAAGGAGACACGCCGGTGCTTTGGGCCATGGTTTGTCTGTCTGCCGACTTGCGgaccgacttcttcttcggcgcTGGTGAGTTCCAATAGTACACCATCTGCCCGGCGAGAATGACGTTCAGAGTAAAACCGGCGACGAATCCGTAGAGGATGAGCTTGTCGTCAACCTCCTGGATCGTGGTGAAGATGCGGGAAAGAGACCCGAAGAGGTAGTTGAAGACCTAACCAAAAAGCAATTAGATGCGACACGTCTAACCATCGGGCGAAACAAATCAACGTACCGCGAACGCGCTCAGCTGTCCGGTTCCTCCCTCGCGCCAGATGGTAAGAATTTGAGGCGCTTTGCTCGCGACACCCAGCGCACCCGCACCGGCCTGCAGATACGCCATAGTCTGCGCGTCGACCAGGGTCTGGTCGAACAGCAGCGCGTACACGCTCGCCGCGACCACGGCAACGAAGGTGGCTGCCGCAGCGGAGCGGCCGGCAAATGTCAAGACCAGGACCCCGACGGCGACATcttggatggcgatgaaggcCGATTCCCCATAGGTGCTGAAGGGGAAGTTGTTGCGCACGCCATACGACAGCGTGATGAGCAGGCTGGCCGTCTCCAGCGCGTACGAGACGAACGACACGCCGGCTGACGAGCGCGAGTTGATCAGCTTCAGGGTTTGAGGGACTTTGACGATCGCGCTAGCGCCGACAATAGCAATTCCAAGGGCCTTGGAGATCGCCAGCGACGTGCAGGCCGGGTCCTTTGTCACATCCAGATCAAGCAGCAGCGCGCTGTGGCAGGGCGACCCGATCAAGGAGATGACGGCATCGTGCACGGGTTCGGGAATGTAGGACACGACGGGGCGCAGATAGGGCTGCAGCGGATCGATGACTTTCTGGAGGACGTCCATCTTGGATCTTGTTGAGGGGGTGTGGGTTGAAAGAGGGGAGAGTTAATAgtcgttgttgttgacgGTCCAAACTGCGGCTTTGGTCTGCGATCCGCGCCGGGGAATTTGATCTTCGCTTTTTGTTTCCTCCTCttgtttgttcttttcttctttttccagcACGCCAactccccgccgccatgCTGCTTCTGCGGTCGCCCATCCTCACGCAGGGGCTGCCTCGAGAGGCCATATTGTGCTCGCAATGTCTGGTGCGCAGATCCATGCCGCACTCTGCTCTGCGCCAGTTCTGGTCGTCCTCGCACCGGCGGACAGGCATCGCCAATGACCCCCCTTCGACCCTCCACAAGACATATTTCTCACCTAATCGCCTACATGATTCCTCAGAGAGCAATAGCAGTGTGCTATCCTCATTAGCATCTACCAATGCCACAAAAacccccaccgccgccgcgagtCAGAACTCGACAGACCCGAGTTCGACCGAGACAGCCCCAGCGCGGTCAATGGCTACAGAATCCGTCGAGAACGAGCTGCCACATCGACGGAGAAAGCGTCTGAAGGAACAAATACCAGAGACGGGTCAGGCAGAGCCCGTGATCCCTCCCGATGCGTCGGCGCAATTGTCTGCTTTCTCGTCTGCCctgcccaccacctccatccGCCGCAAATTGGCGGCCTTTCTCGCCCTGACAAAACCTCGATTATCCTTTCTGATCCTCCTCACTACAACCTCCGCATATGGAATGTATCCAATCTCTTCCTTGCTCACACTCGACCCGGCCATGACCCCACTGCCCACTCTCTCGACTTCGACCCTGACCTTCATCTACCTTACGGCGGGCACATTCCTATCCTCATGCAGTGCAAACACACTGAACATGATCCTTGAACCCAAGTACGACGCTCTGATGTCGCGCACTCGCAATCGCCCTTTGGTCCGCGGGCTGGTCTCGCGGCGCGCGGCCGTGCTttttgccattggcaccgCGATCACTGGCCTTTCATTCCTATACATTGGTACAAACCCGACAGTCACCGCGCTCTCCGCAACAAATATCTGTCTGTATGCGTTCGTTTACACGCCGCTGAAGCGCATCCACGTCATCAACACCTGGGTCGGCGCCGTTGTCGGTGCCATCCCGCCGATGATGGGATGGCTCGCTGCAGAGGGCCAGACCGCGACTACGGGCCACGATAACTGGCGAGATATGCTCTTTAGCCAAGAAAGCATCGGCGGGTGGCTCCTCGGCGGTGTTCTGTTTGCCTGGCAATTTCCGCATTTCAACGCTCTCTCGCACACCATCCGTGAGGAATACAAGGCTGCTGGGTATAAGATGTTGTGCTGGACGAACCCCGCCCATAACGCCCGGGTTGCTCTCCGCTATTCCATTCTGATGTTCCCAATTTCCATTGGGCTGTGGTGGTTCAACGTCGTCGGCCACGGGTTCTTGGTTGGAAGCAGTGTCGCCAACGGCTGGCTCGTCCGTGAAGCGTACCGCTTCTGGCAGCACCAGGGTGCACAGGGCACTGCCCGTGGCTTATTCTGGGCGAGTATCTGGCAGCTGCCTATTCTTCTGGTCGGTGGCCTAGTCACCAAGAAGGGTTTGTGGGACGGCGTCTGGCAGAAGATCTTCGGACAGCcggacgatgaggatgaggacgagtATCTGTACTATGACGAGGAGGGTGATTCCTCGCAGCAGACTCCGGCTTCGTCTCGCACCAATCCccgctcttccacctcgTCGAACCGCACTAGTGTCTTATCCACGGCATGAAAGTGCGAGTCAGATGTATGATATCTCTGATTTTCTTTACATTCAGTCTGCGCCATAGGTCCCATCTCAGGCTATAGCACTGGCTTCATCCCCCATCTCTCTTTACGTTTCCATTTCTTTGGTGTCTTATACAGGGTTCAGGAGGGCGTTTTACGTCTTTGTATAACAGCAATCGCATACAGATCGAGCATCTATACTTTCTACTTTTCAATATTGTAGACTTACGACTCATTTCACCATCACTATACAGAAGTAGTATACATTCGTCGAAAGGGAGATAAAAACTGGGTATCCAGATCTATATGTACAAAAAATATGTCGAGATATTCTCTACTCTCTCAGCCGCAGATGATACGTCTCCAACGCCTCCTCAGTCATCGGACTCGGTGCGCGGACCATGGCATCGTCGCCACCCTTCCCCGTCTTCGGGAAGGCGATAACATCTCTCACAGACTCCTTGCCCAGCATAACAGCGACAAGGCGGTCAAAGCCTAGCGCCAACCCAGCATGCGGCGGACAGCCGGCGCGGAGGGCATCAAGCAGGTGCGAAAAATCCTCGAGGCGCTCAGGCCTCATCTGGAGGATATCACGCAGGATGAACTCCTGCACGGCAGCGTCGTGGATACGCCGACTaccgccgccgagctcgacGCCGTTCACGACGAGGTCGTAGTGGTCTGCGACAGCTTGCGTGGGGTTTGTGAGGAGCAGGTCGACGTCCATGGGTGTCTTGGGCGCTGTGAAGGGGTGATGCGTGGAGGTGATGCCCGCTGCGCCACCCTGACCGggctccgagtccgaggacggcgagaagaGAGGGAAGTCGACGACCCAGAGGAAGTCGAATCCCGTGGGGGCGGGCTTGAAGCCCGTTGACACGGCGGACGCGTGTAGCGCGCGGCGCAGGTCGCCGATTGGAGTCGAGCCCGCCGTGAATGGGGCGCGTGGTCGTGCTTGGAGAATAATTAGGTCGCCGTGATCTGGATCGAGGAGTTcttcggcctgctcggcggcCTCGAAGCCAAATGGCTGCAGGCCGCAGAGCGGTGCCTTGCCGTTGTACACGAATACACCTGGGGCGCCGTCTGGGTTGGCATTGAAGGGTGCTCCGGCGGGGGAGTCGAGGAACTGGGAGATTAATTTGCTTGTTTCGGTGGGGTCGTTGTCGTTGGCTTCCAGTTTGAAGGCTTCTACGATGGGGTCGTGGAGTGGTGAGATTTTGTTTACCAGGTCGACTGGTAGTAGATGGTCGAGTCGGATGATCTCCATGCCGTACCTGGTATCTGGCTTGTCTGAGCCGTACCGAGCCATGGCATCATGGTAGGAGAGGCGCCGGAATGGGCCCTCAGGTGCTGGGTCTTTCATTAGAGACGACCAGAGGCGGCGGATGATGCCCTCGACGGTGCGCATCACATCGTCGCCTGTTGCAAAAGACATTTCCAGATCAAGCTAGACAATATCCAGTCAGCAAGTTGCATACAGAAATCCCTTTTATGCTAGTTTTACCTGAGTGAACTCCGGCTGCCGATCAGCCCTCAGATCCTCATCGCGGAAGCAGCGCGCAAACTGATAGTACCTCGGCAAGCCACTCGCCATGAGAATCTGCTTGTATTGCTGCGGACTTTGGGGCAAGGCATAGGCTAGCCCTGGTCTGCGCGTCGGGACGAGGAATTCCCGTGCCCCCTCCGGCGTTGACTTGAACAGCAGCGGAGTCTCGATCTCGACAAATGCCGGCCGACAGTGCCCCTCCAATTCCACCTTGCACACATTATGCACCTTTGCTCGAAACATCAGCGCTTCACGTAATTCCGCATCCGAGCGCAGCTGCAGATACCGCTGCTCGGGCGGGAATACCGTCTCAGGTTTCATGACGATTTCTTTCGGGAAGTCGTTCAACACATGAATATCCTCTAGCACAAGCTCCCATATATCTTTAGAAGATTTCGGGACCGAGTCAGATGccttgcttttcttcctttgtACCGTGCCGCGCACGGCCACAGGGCTGTGTTTATTAACTGCTTTGAGTTTCTCGATCGCGTTCTTAAGAGCTACCAGTTGGATACGGTGTTCCATTGTCGGATCGACCAGCGTCGCGAACGACAGTGACTTGGAAATTGCCGACAGAGAGCCTAGGTAGCCATGCAGCACGACTTGGGTGTTGGGCTCGGCGTTTGCGAAGAAGGTCTCGAAGTCATAAGTGGCCGGCGGGAATTCCACTATACATAAGATCTGGGTCAGCGGGGTCTCGTTGAGACGACCAGCGTGCAAACACCAACCTGCTTCTTTGTATGTCTTCAAAAACGCCGGCAGTTCTGGAGTAGCCCGCTCCCGCAGATAAGCCTGGCTGCGGAATTGTCTCGGGGCAGCTATTGGCGCAAGACGACGCGGCGCTGACCACGCCGCGTGGCGCTGGGCGAAATGGGACAGCTCGACATAAATCGAGCGCAGCCGCACTGCGCGCGCTGACACAGTTTGCAGGAGCATTATCCAGTGTTGCAATGGTGTGCTGCGAGGAAGAGAGACGCTTTCCTCGATATCAAATAAAGCGGCAGaatccctcctccaccgccagcccaATGGAAACTAGCGCCCAGCTTATGTCTGCTCCGCTAGTTTcgttttttttcttttcttcttcatccttccAAGTTTTATACAAGTGAGCCCCCTAACACCGGTCTAACAGCCATTCGTGGACCCATCTGACCATTCTTCAGATGATGAAAGCCTAGTGTGTTCTATATGATATCTCTCCTCTCTGAGGCGGGtggctctctttcttcggaGAGCTCAAGGGCTGCCCGACTCGAGATGGAGGGAGGGTGATCGAGGCGTTCGGCACAACCACCTTGTTAATTTAACGGACGCGATGAAGGCATCTCTGACCCCATTGAGACTTGGCGGTGTTTATTTAATATTTATATAATGGTCGGAATAatgggtggtggagaggcTCGCCGACTATTCGACGGGCTTTGATGACACGCAACCTTGGAGGCAATTATTCTGCAGGAAATGCAACAATGACTTTATTTTTTTATCCATCGATATGTTCAATCTTCAATCTGGACGCAAATCTGACTCTATACATAAACAAAATAATCAAACCCAACAAACCTggacttttcttctttttcaaccGAAAATCATATTTGTCAACACATCCTTCTCCCCACTGTTTTCCACCAGATTCTTAAACACGCCGCTTGGAATCTCCATCAATTCCTTCGGAGAGCCAAACTCAACCGCCTTGCCGGCATCCAGGACAAGAATCCGATCGAAATCCGCAATCGTGCTCAATCGGTGCGCGATGACCAGCAGCGTGGTGGCGTTGCGTCCGAACTCCGCGCGGATAGACGTCTGGATCAGGGCGTCGGTTTCCATGTCTACGGCGGAGGTGGCTTCGTCCAGCACCATGATCTTTGGGCGCGCGACGATAGCCCGGGCCAGACACAGGAGCTGACGCTGTCCCTGCGAGAGATTGAGGCCGCCTTCGGAGATCGTGGCGCCGAGAGAGGTAAAGatgttggcgttggcgttggcggTTGCGATCGCTGTGTCTGGGGTCGTTGCGCCGGTGCTGCCTGGGTGTCGTGGCGTGGCAGTGCGCGATGTCAGAGTTAGGTCGTCGTCAGAGGTAGAAGATATCAAGTGCACGCGTGCCAATGCATCGAACAGATCTTGGTCGCTATACTCGCCGAAGGGGTCCAAGTTCGAGCGCACCGTTCCAGAGAACAGAACCGGGTCCTgtgggatgatggccaaCCGGCTGCGCAGATCATGAAGCTTGATCTTGGACACGTCGAGTCCATCAATCAGGATTTGGCCTCCGCGCGCTTCAAGGAAGCGGAACAGGGCCAGAGTCAATGACGACTTGCCCGCACCTGTCCGGCCGACCACACCGACTCGCTGGTTCTGCTCGACGGTGAAAGACAGTCCATTCAGGACGGGAGGCAGGTCTGGCGCATACCCAACCACCAAGTCGGTCACCTCCAGCCGTCCTTCCGTAGGCCAGGCGGCGGGCGCGTCGGCACCGCCCTGGTTCTCAAGCTCAATGGAGGAGTACTCGATAACGCGCTCGGTAGCGTTCATATCCAGTTCGGTGTTAGCATATTGGCGCAGCGCCATGGAGATGGCAGCGTTGTACTGCAGGGCAAAGCTAAGAGCGAATCCTGCCAGAGAGGCTGTGATACCGGGCACGTAGACGACCAGGGCTGCGGTGAAAGTTGCGAAGACGGCACCGATGACGTTCATGCGGAAGCCAAGCCAGCGGTTGAACAGCCACATGTGCCACCAGGCCCGGGCGTGGCCATTGATTTTGGTGTAGATAATGCCAATGTAGGTATCACTCTTGCTGAAGGCGCGGATGGTCACCAAGCCGGCCAGACTGGACCCGAATTGCTCAAACACGGGGCTCTTGGCGATTGACTCGATACGCTTTATCTCTCGAGCGCCCGCCAAATAGGTCAGAGCCAGCTTGAGGGAGACCAAAAGCAGAGCCAGGGCAAAGATGATCACTACGGGCGAGACAAACATGCCGGCAACCAGAACCCCGAGCACCTCCAGGACCTTGGTAATCGTGAATCCTATATCGTATCCGAGACGGGAGTCGATCATGTGGAAGTCCGCAGTGAATCGGTTGAGAATTCGTCCCAGGGGAACGGTATCCAGCCATCGGAGCGGAGCGCGAAGCACGGCGAAGATCAGCCCATTGAACAGGTTCCTCGATCCCTTGACAGCGGCGTTGAGAATGAAATAGTATCTTGCTGTCCCAAGCACACAGGCAAGCACTGAAATGCCGACATAGACGCTCAGATACATGGCGAGATCGTCATCTTCACGTGTCGTTCTCGTTCCATTCATCGAGTGCTGCAGGAGAGCAGAGAACTGCTCCGGATGCGCCTTTGTGCTGGATGAAGAACTGGTCCAGACATTGACCCACCACGCCTGTTGGAATGAATAATTAGATATGAGGTTTTTTTCCAGTGGGGCCATTCTATACTTACTCGTCCGACCATGAGTACCGAATTGAAGAGATAGATCACAGTTGCCAGTAGCCAGTAACTCCAATGGCCACTATTGGACAAATAAGCCGCGTATACGGCTATCTTGACCCTGCCAatctcccgcttctcctcttccacgaaTTTCTTGGGGATTTTAGTGCTCGTGGGCTCAGCAGCAGTCGCACCGTTCGTTACCGTACTTGGATGCTGACGAGAGGTATTCGAGATGACTTTTTGAAGCGTGGTTTCTTCGTCATTGAGaatctcatcgccctcaCCGGCACCATGGTCTCCCTCTTCCGCGACCTTATCTTCTCGCAGGATTTCTTCCAGGTGATTTGACTTGGTCAGCTCATCGATCGTACCCGCATACTTCACACATCCGTTCTCCAGAAGGACCGAGTAGTCCGTACGAGGAAGACACAGAGCGACATGGTGCGTGACCAAAATTCGAGTGCGGTTCTGACCAAGTTCTCCAGTAAGAGCCTGCTCAAAGACATGACGGCCCGTGTGGGCATCTAAGGCGCTGAAAATATCATCCATGATGAGAATGCCCGCGCGAGAATACAATGCACGGGCAAATGATACGCGCCACCGCTGGCCACCGCTCAGGTTGACGCCATTGGCGCCGATATCCGTCAGCTCGCCATCGGG from Penicillium psychrofluorescens genome assembly, chromosome: 5 carries:
- a CDS encoding uncharacterized protein (ID:PFLUO_007975-T1.cds;~source:funannotate) translates to MLLLRSPILTQGLPREAILCSQCLVRRSMPHSALRQFWSSSHRRTGIANDPPSTLHKTYFSPNRLHDSSESNSSVLSSLASTNATKTPTAAASQNSTDPSSTETAPARSMATESVENELPHRRRKRLKEQIPETGQAEPVIPPDASAQLSAFSSALPTTSIRRKLAAFLALTKPRLSFLILLTTTSAYGMYPISSLLTLDPAMTPLPTLSTSTLTFIYLTAGTFLSSCSANTLNMILEPKYDALMSRTRNRPLVRGLVSRRAAVLFAIGTAITGLSFLYIGTNPTVTALSATNICLYAFVYTPLKRIHVINTWVGAVVGAIPPMMGWLAAEGQTATTGHDNWRDMLFSQESIGGWLLGGVLFAWQFPHFNALSHTIREEYKAAGYKMLCWTNPAHNARVALRYSILMFPISIGLWWFNVVGHGFLVGSSVANGWLVREAYRFWQHQGAQGTARGLFWASIWQLPILLVGGLVTKKGLWDGVWQKIFGQPDDEDEDEYLYYDEEGDSSQQTPASSRTNPRSSTSSNRTSVLSTA
- a CDS encoding uncharacterized protein (ID:PFLUO_007976-T1.cds;~source:funannotate), which produces MLLQTVSARAVRLRSIYVELSHFAQRHAAWSAPRRLAPIAAPRQFRSQAYLRERATPELPAFLKTYKEAVEFPPATYDFETFFANAEPNTQVVLHGYLGSLSAISKSLSFATLVDPTMEHRIQLVALKNAIEKLKAVNKHSPVAVRGTVQRKKSKASDSVPKSSKDIWELVLEDIHVLNDFPKEIVMKPETVFPPEQRYLQLRSDAELREALMFRAKVHNVCKVELEGHCRPAFVEIETPLLFKSTPEGAREFLVPTRRPGLAYALPQSPQQYKQILMASGLPRYYQFARCFRDEDLRADRQPEFTQLDLEMSFATGDDVMRTVEGIIRRLWSSLMKDPAPEGPFRRLSYHDAMARYGSDKPDTRYGMEIIRLDHLLPVDLVNKISPLHDPIVEAFKLEANDNDPTETSKLISQFLDSPAGAPFNANPDGAPGVFVYNGKAPLCGLQPFGFEAAEQAEELLDPDHGDLIILQARPRAPFTAGSTPIGDLRRALHASAVSTGFKPAPTGFDFLWVVDFPLFSPSSDSEPGQGGAAGITSTHHPFTAPKTPMDVDLLLTNPTQAVADHYDLVVNGVELGGGSRRIHDAAVQEFILRDILQMRPERLEDFSHLLDALRAGCPPHAGLALGFDRLVAVMLGKESVRDVIAFPKTGKGGDDAMVRAPSPMTEEALETYHLRLRE
- a CDS encoding uncharacterized protein (ID:PFLUO_007974-T1.cds;~source:funannotate), whose translation is MDVLQKVIDPLQPYLRPVVSYIPEPVHDAVISLIGSPCHSALLLDLDVTKDPACTSLAISKALGIAIVGASAIVKVPQTLKLINSRSSAGVSFVSYALETASLLITLSYGVRNNFPFSTYGESAFIAIQDVAVGVLVLTFAGRSAAAATFVAVVAASVYALLFDQTLVDAQTMAYLQAGAGALGVASKAPQILTIWREGGTGQLSAFAVFNYLFGSLSRIFTTIQEVDDKLILYGFVAGFTLNVILAGQMVYYWNSPAPKKKSVRKSADRQTMAQSTGVSPSPQGKGPTTRRRG
- a CDS encoding uncharacterized protein (ID:PFLUO_007977-T1.cds;~source:funannotate) produces the protein MLDPQVTSFATSGLAVFLAGLICIPAIKSITGRVARKAAREDEQSLAKVAYRDEDGEATEESLRAFSDTWQRILITLASISGLLVTLALAVLTTLNYSIDYTSLVWLQFGVWVFLSIQTVVFFTEPRPTRRFDHAVYALWGSFIAAALPGAQIALASYDGKALPQGRAWVVLLIVQIACALFRGLFCAMLPRRPDVYFEGQVVDQQFTVSILSRISFSWAGTLLQYAVKHRTLDIDSVPKLPLPVRAHSLRANFERALGSRKIWKAIIFAHSRSLILQMLLTLAACLLSFGPQVALYKILNSMEARGTESWVALQAWLWVIALGGLMLVSSTIDAWMFWVICHRIGLPIYEELSATIFAKAMRRKDAKHTKKAKDADKKPDASSKALLDEQEDEDDEEAVKKNRQSVINLVAVDARRIADFATFNYLLPLAIIKVILGCGFLVNILGWRSTMAGLSVSVLVMPLNIYAAKKFTNAQDRLMKARDQKMAVVTEVLQGIRQIKFSALEEQWQSRIGEVRETELAALWTSFLYDIGLISIWILGPVGLSAVSLTVYALINGGLEASVAFTAMSIFGSLELSLAIIPELTADGLEAKVSADRIDKYMKTPDKVVNTVPAENIAFENASVAWPADQTEGEEVDDDRFALRSLDVSFPMKGLSVVSGRTGSGKSLLLSCLLGECEILEGTVKVPVPPPISDRFDHLATSANWIIDSAIAYVAQIPWIENATIKDNILFGLPFDPERYQKVLFACALQKDFDMLPDGELTDIGANGVNLSGGQRWRVSFARALYSRAGILIMDDIFSALDAHTGRHVFEQALTGELGQNRTRILVTHHVALCLPRTDYSVLLENGCVKYAGTIDELTKSNHLEEILREDKVAEEGDHGAGEGDEILNDEETTLQKVISNTSRQHPSTVTNGATAAEPTSTKIPKKFVEEEKREIGRVKIAVYAAYLSNSGHWSYWLLATVIYLFNSVLMVGRAWWVNVWTSSSSSTKAHPEQFSALLQHSMNGTRTTREDDDLAMYLSVYVGISVLACVLGTARYYFILNAAVKGSRNLFNGLIFAVLRAPLRWLDTVPLGRILNRFTADFHMIDSRLGYDIGFTITKVLEVLGVLVAGMFVSPVVIIFALALLLVSLKLALTYLAGAREIKRIESIAKSPVFEQFGSSLAGLVTIRAFSKSDTYIGIIYTKINGHARAWWHMWLFNRWLGFRMNVIGAVFATFTAALVVYVPGITASLAGFALSFALQYNAAISMALRQYANTELDMNATERVIEYSSIELENQGGADAPAAWPTEGRLEVTDLVVGYAPDLPPVLNGLSFTVEQNQRVGVVGRTGAGKSSLTLALFRFLEARGGQILIDGLDVSKIKLHDLRSRLAIIPQDPVLFSGTVRSNLDPFGEYSDQDLFDALARVHLISSTSDDDLTLTSRTATPRHPGSTGATTPDTAIATANANANIFTSLGATISEGGLNLSQGQRQLLCLARAIVARPKIMVLDEATSAVDMETDALIQTSIRAEFGRNATTLLVIAHRLSTIADFDRILVLDAGKAVEFGSPKELMEIPSGVFKNLVENSGEKDVLTNMIFG